A DNA window from Arachis duranensis cultivar V14167 chromosome 3, aradu.V14167.gnm2.J7QH, whole genome shotgun sequence contains the following coding sequences:
- the LOC107479753 gene encoding uncharacterized protein LOC107479753: MFWTFPPCIEAFRHCKPLVSIDGTHLYGNYGGTLLLAIAQDGNSNILPIAFALVEGENAESWSYFLSNLRRHVTPQQGILVISDRHNGIKAALESPDSGWQPPHAYRAFCIRHVAANFALTFKGQDARRWLVNAAYAKTEAEFDYWFDIMRTENPAMCDWANRMEYERWTQHKDGGRRYGHMTTNISECVNSVLKGTRNLPVTSLVKSTYLRLAELFVVRGQTAKAQLGSGHRFSQAVVKAIERNLKDSRCFTVTVFDRHHLDYTVAETTPTDKFSLGTYRVSLRDRTCDCGYFQALHYPCCHALACCAQSRLDWATYVDEVYTMSEVFKVYEMSFSPCIPEGLWPPYDGPTVIPDPGMRRAREGRPRSTRIRNNMDEADTSRPKKCGLCRQPGHTRRVCPQRGSTSGI; this comes from the coding sequence ATGTTTTGGACATTCCCTCCGTGTATTGAGGCTTTCCGCCACTGTAAGCCGCTGGTAAGCATCGACGGCACACACCTGTATGGCAATTATGGCGGGACATTGTTGTTGGCGATCGCACAGGATGGAAACTCGAATATTTTGCCTATTGCGTTTGCACTCGTGGAGGGGGAGAACGCAGAGTCTTGGTCATACTTTCTTTCGAACCTTAGAAGGCATGTCACTCCACAGCAAGGTATTCTCGTGATCTCTGATAGACACAACGGCATCAAGGCTGCACTAGAGTCCCCCGATAGTGGTTGGCAACCTCCCCATGCTTATCGGGCATTTTGTATTCGACATGTTGCTGCAAATTTTGCCCTCACTTTCAAGGGACAGGATGCGAGGAGATGGCTGGTAAATGCCGCGTATGCAAAGACGGAAGCAGAATTCGACTATTGGTTTGATATAATGAGGACGGAGAACCCGGCCATGTGTGATTGGGCAAACAGAATGGAGTATGAGAGGTGGACACAGCACAAGGATGGGGGGAGAAGATACGGTCACATGACGACCAACATTTCTGAGTGTGTGAACTCTGTCTTGAAGGGCACAAGAAACCTACCCGTGACGTCTCTAGTTAAGTCGACATATCTCCGGCTGGCCGAGTTGTTTGTTGTCCGGGGGCAAACGGCAAAGGCACAGTTAGGGTCCGGTCACCGGTTTTCACAGGCAGTAGTTAAGGCCATCGAGCGTAATCTGAAGGATTCGAGGTGCTTTACGGTGACTGTGTTTGATAGACATCACCTTGACTATACAGTGGCTGAGACAACGCCCACCGACAAATTCTCTTTGGGTACCTATCGGGTTTCTCTAAGGGATCGCACCTGCGATTGTGGATACTTCCAGGCGCTGCACTACCCCTGTTGTCATGCCCTCGCATGCTGTGCGCAGTCACGGCTAGATTGGGCCACATATGTCGATGAGGTGTACACCATGTCTGAGGTCTTTAAGGTGTATGAGATGTCCTTTTCACCTTGTATTCCAGAGGGGCTTTGGCCACCATATGACGGGCCGACAGTGATCCCCGACCCGGGCATGAGAAGGGCAAGAGAAGGACGACCACGGTCCACCCGCATCCGCAACAACATGGACGAAGCCGACACCAGCCGACCTAAGAAGTGTGGCCTGTGCAGGCAGCCCGGTCATACCCGAAGGGTTTGCCCTCAGCGAGGTTCTACTAGCGGGATATAG
- the LOC107479752 gene encoding uncharacterized protein LOC107479752 — MEGEDSFVALVHCSGKIQKSKRHGVKFTDREPLSVFIRSSNTLAEIKQSILRKLGTCGTKWVKKLFYKIPIDVVSTGVRYETFVIGSDEDLQVLFHCRRSFPEVRVTELFAKLEDGVDSSGASAPNSQSTSAGGASTSMPVVAVAVPNAEPERVGAVHAYVGPVVPDFECDAGPDRVENALFDDDSDEEPVNIGGDSDDDIPRGGRSAHGGSGSATQEYPPHLSSLNLEAISQQQNADATFDGQGMHDGTSMTEFQIGQSFQSKEKAVLSVKDYSIRRGVEYKVMESDNLKYQGRCKEFGNGCTWLIRIVMRKRKSTWEVRRYNGPHTCMATSISSDHKQLDYHVICARIYPLVRAYASVSIKVLQEATEATYGFRPSYQKVWLAKQKAVAQIYDDWRSHMLICLGGSLGSHARWKVPLLY, encoded by the coding sequence ATGGAGGGGGAGGATAGTTTTGTGGCTCTGGTTCACTGTTCTGGAAAAATTCAAAAGAGCAAAAGGCATGGTGTAAAATTCACAGATAGAGAACCGCTTAGTGTTTTTATCCGATCGTCGAATACATTGGCGGAGATTAAGCAAAGCATATTACGGAAGCTCGGTACCTGTGGGACGAAGtgggtaaaaaaattattttacaagaTTCCCATTGATGTTGTCTCAACTGGTGTGAGATATGAGACCTTCGTGATCGGGTCGGATGAAGACTTGCAGGTCTTGTTTCACTGCAGGCGTAGTTTTCCGGAGGTGAGGGTAACTGAGCTGTTTGCAAAGTTGGAAGATGGTGTGGATAGCTCTGGGGCATCGGCACCTAATTCTCAGTCGACCTCAGCTGGTGGTGCATCAACATCGATGCCTGTGGTAGCAGTGGCAGTTCCGAATGCGGAGCCCGAACGTGTTGGGGCTGTTCATGCATATGTTGGTCCTGTTGTTCCTGATTTTGAATGCGATGCCGGACCGGATCGAGTTGAGAATGCACTGTTTGACGATGATTCAGATGAGGAGCCTGTCAATATTGGTGGGGACAGTGATGATGATATTCCAAGAGGTGGACGTTCAGCCCATGGAGGTTCCGGTTCTGCAACACAGGAGTACCCTCCCCACCTCTCTTCTTTGAACTTGGAAGCCATCAGCCAACAGCAAAATGCTGATGCAACATTCGATGGGCAGGGGATGCATGATGGGACATCTATGACTGAATTTCAGATTGGCCAATCCTTCCAGAGTAAAGAGAAAGCCGTGTTGAGTGTAAAAGATTACAGTATTCGGCGTGGAGTTGAGTACAAGGTTATGGAGTCGGACAATCTGAAATACCAAGGGAGATGCAAGGAGTTTGGTAACGGGTGCACGTGGTTGATTCGGATAGTCATGCGGAAAAGGAAGAGCACATGGGAAGTTAGGAGGTACAACGGTCCGCACACGTGTATGGCCACATCGATATCAAGCGACCACAAGCAGCTTGATTATCATGTCATCTGTGCGAGGATTTATCCATTGGTTCGAGCTTATGCATCGGTGTCTATTAAGGTGTTGCAAGAGGCGACGGAGGCGACTTATGGATTCAGGCCTAGTTATCAGAAGGTGTGGTTGGCGAAGCAGAAGGCAGTAGCGCAAATATATGACGATTGGAGGAGTCATATGCTGATCTGCCTCGGTGGATCCTTGGGGTCACATGCACGATGGAAGGTTCCATTGCTCTACTGA